Proteins encoded within one genomic window of Vidua macroura isolate BioBank_ID:100142 chromosome 2, ASM2450914v1, whole genome shotgun sequence:
- the TMEM139 gene encoding transmembrane protein 139 codes for MWLETRWKNIRQTLLLLFTAALLIGVTMLAISSNINPVGYFFLGVGGVCLVGYLLSVFVECYLRNQHRRDANEIPPNRQSQAGVNAAYEAPTYEEVMTMSAPAIWTITSNPGSVPSPLSEPPPYSVVIESSAQQDMMVEALRGPVPPDTVHTSETDTGSRTQLQLVLPPRLQRFVSDIHEDKDLEERFEPLEPLTPPPAYETAISDEVFADAHQPSALGLISPSMNTEPNPHSNTGCS; via the exons ATGTGGTTAGAGACACGATGGAAGAACATCCGCCAAACCTTGCTGCTTCTGTTCACCGCAGCTCTTCTCATCGGGGTCACCATGCTGGCCATCTCCTCTAACATCAACCCAGTAGGCTATTTCTTCCTCGGGGTAGGGGGAGTGTGCCTGGTCGGCTATTTGCTGAGTGTGTTTGTCGAGTGTTACCTGAGGAATCAACACCGGCGTGACGCAAATGAAATACCTCCAAACAGGCAAAGCCAAGCAGG ggtgaatGCTGCCTATGAAGCACCCACCTATGAGGAGGTGATGACCATGTCAGCTCCAGCAATATGGACAATTACATCCAACCCAGGCTCCGTGCCCTCGCCACTGAGTGAGCCTCCCCCCTACAGCGTTGTTATTGAATCCTCTGCCCAACAAGACATGATGGTGGAGGCTCTCCGGGGGCCAGTGCCACCAGACACAGTGCACACCTCTGAGACAGACACGGGCTCCAGGACgcagctgcagctggtgctgccccCAAGACTGCAGCGGTTTGTTTCGGACATCCATGAGGACAAAGATCTTGAAGAAAGGTTTGAACCACTGGAGCCACTCACTCCACCACCTGCTTATGAGACTGCCATCAGTGATGAGGTCTTTGCAGATGCTCACCAGCCCTCTGCATTAGGACTGATTTCACCTTCCATGAATACAGAACCAAACCCTCATTCCAATACAGGATGTTCCTAA